The segment GTCTTGCTTCCTCTGTAGAAAGAAGTCACAGAAACTCCATCTGTGCAAAAGTCAAAGACAGAAAAGCTGCAGTAAGTTTGTAGTTTATCAGTATTATTACTAATATTTTGCACTGTTCTAAGAAGCCAGGGAAATCTTTGCTTAACTTGCTTAATTTTTGAtaaaaattatatacatatatatataaaaatgcaaTACTCAACTCACTTAAAGAAGCAGCGCATATTCAGGAACTGCAAATGGATGAATTGAGAAACACCCTACTAGCTAAGAAATTATTCTTCAGGTCAATGAAAGGTCTCAGAGTAAATTGGCATGAGACAGTGTTCAAACTTTGTGACccataaaaaaattgtttcaaggaCACTCAGTCTGCTCAATTACCACCATTTAATCTGACTTTCTAAGTTACAGCTCTACTTTCCCGCTCATCCTTTATATGGAAAAAAAGTTACTTATAATCAAATATGAATCATGTTTTTGTGAACCACCAACAACACCCCTCCCATCCTCTTGCtttttctgaaaataaagtttaaaaaaaaaaaaaaaagtagtccaTGCCGCTGGCAAACTTCCCAAGCATTATTTTCCCAAAACCTAAAGTGGTTGTAATGTATTTTTTCAATATCCCCATTATTAATTGCATATTTGTTTAAGTAGAGCTTCTCTCTCCATAACAAACCAACTATTAAAGCTTAGCATTTTTCTTCAGATTGATATTACAATTTCTTACACCGGTTTAAGTATTGTTGGTCTTATGAATACCACATTTCATGAAGTTTGTAAGAAAAGGGTGTTTgttacatgttttattttaaatagacaTTTATGATGGTTAATATTCAACCAGGCTGTTGAAGATCTGCTGTTCAGATCTAGGGAACTGTAATATATTacacaaaattaaaaagcaaacatttccAGTTACCTGTGTAGATGTGGTGCACTACAGCTGAGTGGCAAAGCTCTAGGCAGATGAGAAACTGCCTTTGTTTTTTCACTTTGCTTTAAAACATCAGATCCCACAGTTCTATCTCTAGTGCATTTATTCTTCACATATGTTTTATGTATGTTATCAGTGTGCAACTGATAGAACATTAATGCCAAGGACAAAGGGTATTTCCATTCTTCTGGATATGAGGAAACAGACCAGCGCTGCATAACCCACATGTATTCAGATGAACAGCATGTAAGAGACAATGGGGCCTCATCTTGTCCCTTTATTTGGTTTAAATAGTCCTTTGATTTGTCCAGTTCCCTGTATTTGTTTACAGTCCAGCAACGTTCCCCTTTCTTATTCTCCATTCTCATCTGTTTAGGAAACATTTCTGAGATAAAACTTCGGCTTGATTTTCCATGCTGACCTTTGTTTTCATTATTGCTGTTTTTTTCAGAGAAAGATGAAGACACTGCATACTTTTGGCTTACTTTGCATAAAAACTGCACTGTAAATTCTTGTTGCAGTTCTGACATGCAGAGATAAGCATGACCATCTAAGGATGAGATTGTTACACTGCCATTATCCATACATTCTGCTGCATTAGTAGCATTGGGGCTCGGCCAATTGATTTCTGAGATATCAGAGAGAAAAAtctaaaaagaagaaaatgaacagaaggtagtaaaatctattttaagtgaatttagttcTTCTAAAGGTGACAGTGGTGAAGAGTGAAGGTTCCTATTTATCTATAAAATAAGACTTCTCACTTCACTTCTCAAATGTACCTCTTCCTGTTGTAGCGGAACTATACCCAGTGCTAAAGGAGTAATTTAGTTACTATGCTCATGCTCATTTAATTGTTGACCTCTCTGTTGAGACTGCCAATAAGTAGGCTTCgcagaatttgaattttttttaaataatttcagtgGCTAGagttagtttatttttaagcatttttttatttttatccatttaaattttcacagttgcgcAAAATCATGGAGGGAGGTCAGACAatagttatttaatgacagtagatgctggAACTCAAAAATTAAAGCTTTTTAACTGTTAAAAACAcaatttgtcaacatcacatgtcaaaatatacaaagtaattATCCTTTAATTAAAAAGGAAGAAGTTCTCaagtggcatttttttttaaaactttgcccatctgtaaatttcaattatgaTAGATTGAAATATGTTTATTTCAGTTTGTGTACAGTGAAAACAacgtttaaaaaataaatctaatccttccaagcctaccaACAGGGCAGCAGCTGTGGTGATTTAGTGAGGTGGATCTCTTTTGAAGTGCCTAGAATATGTTTCcgaaggaaattttaaaatataataatgaaTTTAGACCTTTTGTGGTATCACATTTCAGAGGTACCTGAAAATGTAGTTGTTAAACCTATTTGCAAAAAAGGTGTCAAAATCTGACGTTAGATCAGTTACACCTCAACTACCTAGCTACATCCACGTACAGATTATTGCTTCAACTTACATTCTTGTATAACTTTTTCTACTGTGCCCATCATTTTAATATTCGGTGCTTTTACCAAACTAAATAACGTTAAATAAAACAGTTTCCAATATCTTACACAAATTAAACCAAATCCTGTATCTACCTCAACCCCCAGATATATGCCAAAATGAAGATATACTATGTACTGCAACAAGTCTTGGATTTTATTCTTACTGGTAaattgaactaaaaaaaaaaaagttaagtgatATCTTTATTATTCAGCAGTAGAGACCATGCATACAATACATCTAAGTTGAAGCTTGAAACATTTTAATCGTTTTTCAAGTTTCAATTAATAATGTAATTCAGCctggaaaaagagatgactaagggggaatatgatagaggtctataaaatcatgactggtgtggagaaagtaaataagaaagtgttctTTACTTtctctcataacataagaactgggggtcaccaaatgaaattaataggcagcaggtttaaaacaaccaaagGTTTCTTCAacgcacaggcaacctgtggaactctttgccagaggatgttgtgaaggccaagactataatagaattcaaaaaagaactagataaattcatgaaggatatgtccatcaatggctaatagccaggatgggtagggatgcaaaaccatgctctgaagtgtcacTAGCCTCTGCTTGgaggaagctgggaatgggtgacacaggatggattacttgatgattacttgttctattcattccctctgaagcacctggcattggccactgtcggaagacaggatattgggctagatggaccattggtctgacccagtatggccattctgatgttcttctTATGTAacttaaaatcaattttttccaAACCTAATTTACCAAACTTAAAATAAACACATACTATGAAAGTAAaacaaactaaaagaaaaaaaaaatcactgaatcagactcccactgaagtttacTTTACAAAAATATTATTAGGTATGCAAAACTTACATTTTTCCTTTCAGAAGGTATGATACTTGAAGGTAAATACAAGGAAGTACAAAACTGGTTCCGGAAATCTAGTGCTCGTAGGAGTTGCTCCTGAGGAAAAAGTATGAGACACGTTATCATGGAACTGGCTATGCAGTGGGAACATTTCAGTGGTTGCTTTATCTCCTCTTTTTGGGAGGAAAATAGTGATTAAGAATTCAGCATTATTTGTACACTGATAACCAACAATGCCATCACAATTTCTCTACAATGCAAAAGCACTGTGTGAACTACCAATCAACATTAAGCTATCTACCTAGACTTTCGGAATAGTAAGGGCCAGATATATCATCCACCCACAATGGGCTTCTATACATTTGAGAAGAACATGTCAGCTGACTGACAATGTTTACTTTGATTGCTAACACTGGCAGTTCATTCAGTATTTCGactacctttttaaagaacatttttatGTGGTTTGCTGCTATAATGGAAGGAATAAAAATGTGCCATGGTACTACCTTCTTATCCCACCTGCTCTTCTCCTTTATTTCTGCTCTATTTGGAGATAGCATAGAAAAAGAAATTTAACTCACGTACTCGGTAGGTACTAATAACAAACTGAGTCCTTTGGCGAATCCTTTCAGCTGGCTGCAGAGGATGGGCAGAGTCAGGAAGTGCCTTTTCAAACAGGAATTCAGAGCCACAGGGGGAAAGAAGCAGTCTGGATCCATCTATATAGTGCACTTCTACAGAGTCATCCTCATAAAGAGTCATGAGACTTTCAGTCTTCATTGCAGTAAAAGGAAAATGTTTGTCGAAAAGAGTCTACATTAAGAGACGACAGACTTAGACTATAAGGGTAATCTTCCTAATGCACATGTACAAATAATGAAACAGGAGCAGATCTACAAAAAAGGATTACAGTACAGTCCTAGATCCACAAGTAACAAATTTATCATGTCATGGGGTGGTGGAGCAAGTTTTTACTTTACATAGCATGCACAGACCAAACAAACAGCATAAGCTCCTTTTTATATGTATGAATACACATAAACCTACTCCTTATTAAAGCTTCGTTTACAGATTCAGTATGTCCCAGGGCAAATATCAACAGTTCTGGAGGAAAGTAAATATCGAAACTTCTATTAATTCTGCTGACTGTCAAGGCTGAAACGCTCAGTGCAGGCTTAAGTTAAGGTGCCTTTTGCTTCACCACACTGATCATTTGCTTATTAACAATCATCAGGACAACAGATGAGCACGGACGATGCTCCTGACCTACACTGTGTCTTTTCCGCAGACAGACACTATACCGGGGTACTGGGGGGATTATCACCCACCTTTCTACAGGAGCCAGACCTTGGGGGAGGGTAGCTGCGTCGTGCCCCGTGCAGCACACAGAGTCAACGGCAGTTCCGCACAAGCACGGCCCAGGCCAGCCACAACCCTGCCCCCGGCGCGCGCCGCTCCGCACCCGGGCGCCGCCCGCGGCGGGTCAGACACCGCAGCCGGAGCAGAGCGGGAAGCGCCGCGCCGCCAGGTTCCAGCGAGCCTGGCTCAGCGCCTCCCGCTTCAGCGGCGCCGGCTCTGGCGGGCTGTAGCCGGGGCCCAATGAGAAGAGGAGTGGGTGGGGCTTCGTGTAGCGGGGTGGGGCTTGCCGACACCGCGGGGGCGGCGAGATTCTCGCGCTCCTGGAGGCTGTCCCAGCCCGGCGTGCCTGGCGCGCGCAGCATGGCTGGGCGCGCGCGCGCGCAGGGAGAAGGCCGGCGAGCCCGCCGCGGCGGCCCGGCCTCCCCTTGTGGTCTGTTCAGGCGCTGGGGCGTTGCCCATCCCTTCGCCGGGGGGGGTCATTTCATTGTGCACTTTCCAGTGTTTGGCACCTGCTCGTTCCCCTGGCGTCTTCTTCTGAGGAGCCGCTGGGAAGGGGCGGCCCTCGCTGTTTGaaaggggggggcagagggtaaTGCTCACCCCTTGGCTTGAGGCGATTTGAGTTAggtacagagtttacagtttggttcagtggctttcagcacccccagtGTAACAATTGTTCCAGCACGCTGGGGAGGGCTCTGCAAAGCAGGGTTGGGCATGCTCGTCACCAGAGAGCTGCCTTGCTTGGTGCAAGGGGCTGAGGCCTGGCCCTGCGGGAGCTGTTCTAGAGCTGACTGTGAGGGAGCATATATAGCaggagcagggaatgggacacagtcaggggtggcaggtttgtagaaattttggtggtgcccagaacccacccTGCCCCAAACTCCATTACCCATACCCCAAATCTGCCTAagactctgggatggagtttgggtgggggaaggaggtctggggtgcaggccctgggctgcggagtggggtgcaggctctgggagggagtttgggtgggggagggggtgcaggagggagtgaggggtgcaggctctggaagatagttttgggggtggagggggtgcgggctctgggagggagtttggggataggAGGGGGTAAGTGAgggctgaggatgagaggtttggggtgtgggaggggctcagggctagggcagagaattggggtgtgggaggatgagggctctggctggggttgaggggtttgaagcattggagaggctcagggctaggggcattagtgaatggggggggggtactaggaccctgcagcagcagttgatGCGGGGAGCCCGCAGAGCAGGCACCGAAGGCAGGGGAGatgagtgggggttgggggacatTTGGGGAAGGTGCGGGGGAaagcaggcagggccaggggagagacccggccccaaacattggtggagctgggcccccaggccctgaatattgctggagcctgggcaccatgACTGTATATAACTCGCTGCCCCTGAACCTGGTTGCAGTGGAAATGCAGAGGTTTGAGGGTCCTACATCTCTTTGCTCACCCTACCGCTCTTATACTATCACACGCCGGTCGACAGTGGACACCCCATAAGGCTCTTTACCCATGTAAGAAAACACTGATCTTGAAGACATCAGCATGGGACATGTGTGTATAATGATACTGTACCAAGTCCACCCATTGGTAGAAATACCATTCCTAAAACTAGTTTTCATGGTCTGGCTGTTTTACATATGTGCAATGGATATGGAGATCTGGTGATGGGTTACTGTGAACTAATCAAAATAGTTTTAAAGAGTGCACAATAATAGAAGCTGTCACTGCAGAAATGTCAAAAGAGAAAACTGAAATGGTAGGCTTTCAACCACTGCCTAACCTATGCAAACAATTGTGCTAAATCtgcatttttgaaataaaataagttACTGGGGATACATGAACTGAACCAGTTTCCACATCAGCTTTTCAGTAATGGATGTGACATCACTGCATTATTCTAATATTCAGTGTATTTcttacagccccagctcctggaggcatgtgacTATaggatttcattattttataaaataataatcttcTATCCCTCATGGTTGCACAGGAAAGCTTAAAAATATGATCTGAGTGTTAAAAAACAGAATACCAGTAAaaactatatatatttaaaaatcatgatttttaaagcgTATTATTTTGGGCAGCCTGATTTTTGAGCACTCATGGTTGGCAATATTGTCAGTGATCAACATGTTCTCTAGGTCTCTGCTAGGGATTGGATGGTAACTAACCATCACAATCGTTACAGGAGGAGTTACAGAACCATCTTTTAGTCATAGATtctaagcccagaagggaccacattgtgataatctagtctggacctgtgtagcacaggccctagaactttcccaaaatattttctcgagcatatttaaaaaaaaaaatccaagcttGATTTTAATGTAGTCAGTGATATaaattccaccaccacccttgatAAATCATTCCAATGATTACTCTCAcaattaaaaatttacatcttatttccagttgaatttgtctagtttcaaattCCAGGATCAggatatctttctctgctagacttaAGAGcccactgttaaatatttgttcccaatacaggtacttatagattgtaatcaagtctcCACTTAACCTTTGCTTTGTTAaagtaaatagattgagcttgtatctatcactataagacttgttgtctaatcctttaatcattcttgtggctcttctcttaaccctgtccaatttatcaatatctttCTTGAATTTATCTCTATTTCCATCATTTTAAATGGTGgttagatcatagaatatcagggttggaagggacctcaggaggtcatctagtccaaccccctgctcaaagcaggaccaatcgccaactaaatcatcccagccagggctttgtcaagcctgaccttaaaaatatctaaggaaggagtgACACATCACAGGGGTTTGCTAAGGTTGGGAGGGGGAAACCTTAGTTTCTGGATCAGTTACAGACCTGCAAATCAAATCAGCAAATAGGGGGAGTTATTTCTTAAGCACCCGTCTAATGTGTAGAAAGCAAAATTGTGCTATTATGGACAAAACTTCAATTTGGGAGACATATACAAGAGGTTTCATGCAACCAGTAGTAAAATATTCTTAGTTTCTAAAacttatacatacatacacatatagatagatatagatatatatagggACTAATGATCATGACCCGATTACACGGAATATGGCCAAACTGAAAAAAGTCACAAGGAGTAACATATATATCCTGATGCTTCAAAAAGCTAATTTCTCAAAGCTAGGGAAAATGATGAGTCAAATTGagtggaagaaaaaaatgtagaCAGAAAAACTGCGAATGAAAATTGGGAGTTCTTAAAGAAGAGTTTATGAGAGGGCTCCAAACCTACAATTCCATAATCAAGGGCAACTCTGGCTAAAAGCCCATGCTCGTTCAGAAGGCAGCAATTAGAAACAAAAAAGCAATATTGTATATTACAAATGAAAAACAGGAGAATAGAATTAGAATACAATCAATATAAATTGGAAGTTATGACATAAAAAATGATAAGAGAAGGTAAAGACGTTGGGGGGAGAGAATGTCTGGCTGATCTAAGCACAATAAAATAGTGTAAGTACATTAGGAACAAACAGCAAAacccccaaccaaacaaaaaaaattgtatagGTCCATTACTAagtggagatggtaaaattgttaataatgatACTGAAAAGGTAAACATGTTCAATAcgtttttattagggctgttgattaatcgcagttaactcacatgattactcaaaaattaatcgcgattaattgcactgttaaaaacaatagaataccaactgaaatttattaaatatttttggatgtttttctgcattttcaaatatactgatttctattacaacacagtatGCAAAGTGTAGCGCTCACttgatattttttattacaaatatttgcactttaaaaatgataaaagaaatagtatttttcagttcacctcacacaagtactgtggtgcaatctctttattgtgaaaatgtaacttacaaatgtagatattttttgttacataactgcactcaaaaacaaaacaatgtaaaagtttagagcctacaagtacactcagtcctacttcttgttcagccaatcgctaagacaaacaggtttgttatTTATGGCAGATactactgcctgcttcttatttacaatgtcaccagaaagtgagaacaggcatttgtgtGGCACTTGTGTATCTGGCATTGCAAGagatttacatgccagatatgctaaacatttgtatgccccttcatgctttggtcaccactccagaggacatgcttccatgctcatgatgctcgttaaaaaaaaaaaagcattaattcaatttgggactgaactctttgggggagaattatatgtttCTTATTCTGTTTTACCCgccttctgccatatatttcatgttatagcagtctcgggtgatgacccagcacatgttcgttttaagaacactttcacagcagatttgacaaaatgcaaagaaggtaccaatgtgagatttctaaagatatctACAGCATTtgacctaaggtttaagaatctgaagtgccatccaaaatctgagagagatgaggtgtggaatgctttcagaagtcttaaaagagcaacgctttgatggggaaactacagaacccgaaccaccaaaaaagaaaattaaccttctgctggtggcatctgtctcagatgatgaaaatgaacatttgtcggtccgctctgctttggattgttattgagcagaacccgtcattagcatggatgcatgacctctggaatggtggttgaagcatgaagagacatatgaatctttagcggatctggcaagtaaatatcttgtgacgcaggctacaacagtgccatgcaaacaccctgtgatgttgcaccccataatgctttatggaaatatgcttatgaatgtatatatgacataactggaatatgttttatgctatatatgccatgtaacatatctctgtaaaggttatgatctactgaatatattcatcctatttgtatgcatgcatgtatcatttttgtattcaaagttatgaatattggctttgtatttgtttgattttaagtagccttagtaaggcatttggtcagcttcttaagaAAAGAATTTGTGAGTTAAGtacccagtcaagaaacacttaacagacAATGGAACCTTGGAAGACTTCAAtacacataagaagtctacctggggactttcaaggtagcatgtgagcaatggctgccgcctgtaaagttctgagtcatgcatggacatgtgacttgcccatgtgactccaaaactccagcttgcagctggattctgcataggagagaggagggggtctccacccacaagagaaagtctatttaagcccctgggagacccctccatttggtctcaCTCAAGAGGTGGCCTCTCCACCCttaaaggatacctgaaagaaactggaacaaaggacagtaaccacgtgggtgtgagtgattgctggacccagactagaaggagactagtctgtaaaagaagcttactggaacatctctgagggtgagatttcatctgtaatcactttcttactgtatttggtttagacttgcatgttttattttattttgcttggtaattcactttgttctgtctgttattacttggaaccacttaaacctactttttgtatttaataaaatcactttttacttaataCATACTTTGGGTTAATGAATaataccagagggagggggaaaacagctgtgcatatcactctatcagtgttatagagggcgaacaatttatgagtttaccctgtataagctttatacagggtaaaatggatttatttgggggtttggaccccattgggagctgggcatctgagtgttgaagacaggaacacttcttaaactgttttcaggtAAGCCTGCAGCGTTTGGGGGAtgttgttcagacctgggtctgtttGTAGCGGGCTAGAGTGTCCGGCTCGAACCAGGTATGGCACTGAAATCCCAAGCCACCAgtgaaaatgggctcagaggtagtctcagtacatcagttggcagttcccaaggggttttctgtgatccaacccggcACATacccattctcactttcaggtgacactgtaaacaagaatcaggcaccattatctcctgcaaattgtaaccaaacttgtttgtctgagcaattggatgaagtaggactgagtggacttgtaggtttttccattgtttcatttttgaatgcagttattttttgtacataattctacatttgtaagttcaactttcatgataaagagaccacagtacagtacttgtattaggtgaattgaaaaatactatttattttgctttttacaatgcaaatctttgtaattaaaaataaatataaagtgagcactatacactttgtgttctgtgttgtaactataatcaacacatttgaaaatgtagaaaacatccataTTTAAATATATGGTATACTGttattaacagcacgattaattgttttaatcgcttgacagtcctaggttttttgttctgtattttaaagGATGTAGGATGATTAACTTGTAGCATATGAAGATGAAGTACTTTCTGGTTCTTTAGTAACTGAAGAGGATGTTAACATCTACCAGGGATAAAGATTTTTAAAGCAGAaggcccagataacttgcacccaagagtcctaaaagagaTGGTTGAGAAGAGCTCTGGACCACTTacgttatttttaataaatcttggaataccagggaaattccagaagactgtaagcatgctaatattgtgccaatattcTACAAAAGGCAAGTGGAATGATTTGGGTACCTATAAACTGGCTAGCCTGACATCAATCTTGggcaaaataatagaaaaacTGAAAAGAGACTCAACTACTAGAGAAGTAAAGGTCAGGAATATAACTAATGCCATTCAACCTGGAAAGCAGGTCTTGTCAAAAAACCCAGTTTCATTAGTTGATGAGATTACTTCTCTGCGGTTACCAAACTTGTAATGTACTTAGACATTTGCaaagcatttgacttagtacccacacaacattctgattttttaaaaaaaacagctctATACAATATCAGTAAAGCACATGTTAAAAGGATTAAGAATTGGGTAACAGCTCAAAAATTAGcagtcaatggggaatcatcatcaaatagGGGGCATTTCTAGTGGATTTCTGCAGGGGCTGGTATGAGGCCgtatgctattcaacattttcataaaatgatctggaagtaaatataaaatcactgctgttaAAATTTGTAGATGAAATAAAAATTAGCTGAATGGTAAATTATGAAGACATGACAGTTGTACAGAGGGATGTGGATTGATTGGTACTCTGAAtctattcaaacaaaatgcaaagccaaatgcaaagttctatatctaggaacaaggaacgAAGGCCATACTTATAGAATGAGGGTctttatcctggaaagcagtgacactgaaaaaagaaataagGGTTATAGTGGAGAAGCAACTGAACATAAGCACCTGGTGTGTGCTGTCACAAAAGGGGCTAGTGTATCGTTTGTTGCAGAAGCAGGAGTAGTAGAGTAGTAGGGATGCGATTTTACCTCTGTACAATGCCATGGCAAGACATACTAAATTACTATgtacagttctggggtccacattttaaaaaggatgctaAAAAaatggagagggtgcagaagagccacaaaaatgattcaagggctggagaaaattcTTTACACTAAGAGACTTAAAGAgcctgtttagtttatcaaaaaagattgagaggtgacttgattacaatatATAggtaccttcacagggagaaaatactgggtactaCACGGcttttttaatctagcagagaaaggcatctCAAGAAATTGGCATTCAGTggatgactggaagctgaagctagacaaattcaaattagaagtaAGGAACAAATTTTTAAGAATGGGTGTGATTTACCATGGGAATAGACTACCAAGGAAAATAGTGGATACTGCATTTCTTGCTGTCtttagatcaagactggatgcttttttTGTAAGGTCTGCTTTATCCAAACAAGTTACTGTGCTCAATAACTGGGTGAAACTGAATGATGCATAATACAGAGGAGataaaacggttactcacctcctcgtaactgttgttcttcgagatgtgttgttcatgtccattccaatcaggtgtgtgtgtgctgc is part of the Eretmochelys imbricata isolate rEreImb1 chromosome 5, rEreImb1.hap1, whole genome shotgun sequence genome and harbors:
- the C5H5orf34 gene encoding uncharacterized protein C5orf34 homolog isoform X1, translated to MISVGGQNRCVRGGRGHETLFDKHFPFTAMKTESLMTLYEDDSVEVHYIDGSRLLLSPCGSEFLFEKALPDSAHPLQPAERIRQRTQFVISTYREQLLRALDFRNQFCTSLYLPSSIIPSERKNIFLSDISEINWPSPNATNAAECMDNGSVTISSLDGHAYLCMSELQQEFTVQFLCKVSQKYAVSSSFSEKNSNNENKGQHGKSSRSFISEMFPKQMRMENKKGERCWTVNKYRELDKSKDYLNQIKGQDEAPLSLTCCSSEYMWVMQRWSVSSYPEEWKYPLSLALMFYQLHTDNIHKTYVKNKCTRDRTVGSDVLKQSEKTKAVSHLPRALPLSCSAPHLHRWSFCDFFLQRKQDSEHNSHPLLIKIVWCQGIVYRLIHGIENFIEIYPGDGSVFKSEGAFLGNYFTHYSVHKETRQREENMYSANSLPPDTPESPYSICSIITQATRILQYCYKTKLSLTHNYSICCWRMIPGTDGREMLPVPLHETVIPNVGRLVAYSDNKVHALFCDGMTLNMVWDFSSCCGRTQINQGATTGWCKVICPDGAQQLIQINHPGLYERYIETVVAWCRSLNDDEGETLPATERNWSVVAELEKIHRFNFLLQNSNVPNKTSSMKNNPSHITDRQPENTLPEDIGERSISEALEKTSKVIQDIESLLASSGK
- the C5H5orf34 gene encoding uncharacterized protein C5orf34 homolog isoform X2, with amino-acid sequence MKTESLMTLYEDDSVEVHYIDGSRLLLSPCGSEFLFEKALPDSAHPLQPAERIRQRTQFVISTYREQLLRALDFRNQFCTSLYLPSSIIPSERKNIFLSDISEINWPSPNATNAAECMDNGSVTISSLDGHAYLCMSELQQEFTVQFLCKVSQKYAVSSSFSEKNSNNENKGQHGKSSRSFISEMFPKQMRMENKKGERCWTVNKYRELDKSKDYLNQIKGQDEAPLSLTCCSSEYMWVMQRWSVSSYPEEWKYPLSLALMFYQLHTDNIHKTYVKNKCTRDRTVGSDVLKQSEKTKAVSHLPRALPLSCSAPHLHRWSFCDFFLQRKQDSEHNSHPLLIKIVWCQGIVYRLIHGIENFIEIYPGDGSVFKSEGAFLGNYFTHYSVHKETRQREENMYSANSLPPDTPESPYSICSIITQATRILQYCYKTKLSLTHNYSICCWRMIPGTDGREMLPVPLHETVIPNVGRLVAYSDNKVHALFCDGMTLNMVWDFSSCCGRTQINQGATTGWCKVICPDGAQQLIQINHPGLYERYIETVVAWCRSLNDDEGETLPATERNWSVVAELEKIHRFNFLLQNSNVPNKTSSMKNNPSHITDRQPENTLPEDIGERSISEALEKTSKVIQDIESLLASSGK